CGAGTTCGATGACGAAGCCCAGGCCCGCCACCGATGCTCCGGCCTGCTCCACGATTTTTATCATGCCGTTGACCGTGCCGCCGGTGGCGAGCAGGTCGTCGATGATCAGCACCTTGTCGTCGCGCTCGATGGCGTCCACGTGCATGCACAGCGTGTCGGTGCCGTATTCCAGGTCGTAGGTCACGGACATGGTGCGGTAAGGCAGCTTGCCAGGCTTGCGCATGGGCACGAAGGGCAGGCCCATGGTGTAGGCCAGCGGCGCGGCGAAGATGAAGCCGCGCGCCTCGGCGGCCGCGATCTTGGTGGCGCCCCGGCTGCCGAACTTCTCGGCGAGTTGGTCCACGGCGAAACGGAAGGCCTTGGGGCTGGAAAGCAGCGGCGTGATGTCGAAGAAGACGATGCCTTCCTTGGGGTAGTTGGGAATGTCACGGATATGTTCGCGCAGGTTCATCGCGTTCCCTCCTGAATTCTGCTTTGGGGTGTATAGCCGCGAATCGCGAGGAAGAAAAGCCGTTCAGCCCGCGTGCGAACGCGCCAGAAAGGCGGGTTGCAATAGTGGTCTCGTCAATCGTCCTCGAACAGCGAAACGATCTGTGCGCGTAGCTCGGGAAGTCTTTTTTCGACGAGGTTCCAGACGAGCTCGAGGTCGACGGAATCGTAGTCGTGGATGATCAGATTCCGCATGGCCTTCATCCGCGCCCAGGGAATTTCGGGATGGCTTTCGGCATGTCCGTCGTGCATCAGGCGCCCCGTGGCCTCGCCGATGATTTCGATGCGGCGCAAGACCGCGTCCTGAGTTTTGGCGTCGGCCAGGAAGTCCGCGTGGGAGATACCGTTCGTGTAGTCGGCGATGGCGTCGATGCTGTCGAGGATGTCC
The sequence above is a segment of the Alkalidesulfovibrio alkalitolerans DSM 16529 genome. Coding sequences within it:
- a CDS encoding adenine phosphoribosyltransferase, with translation MNLREHIRDIPNYPKEGIVFFDITPLLSSPKAFRFAVDQLAEKFGSRGATKIAAAEARGFIFAAPLAYTMGLPFVPMRKPGKLPYRTMSVTYDLEYGTDTLCMHVDAIERDDKVLIIDDLLATGGTVNGMIKIVEQAGASVAGLGFVIELGFLPGGQILREAGFDHTCLLNIT
- a CDS encoding HepT-like ribonuclease domain-containing protein, yielding MIRDRHVHLQDILDSIDAIADYTNGISHADFLADAKTQDAVLRRIEIIGEATGRLMHDGHAESHPEIPWARMKAMRNLIIHDYDSVDLELVWNLVEKRLPELRAQIVSLFEDD